The Denitrificimonas caeni genome has a segment encoding these proteins:
- the msrA gene encoding peptide-methionine (S)-S-oxide reductase MsrA gives MANSELDLSLFVAATDGSAITATGLHRLSGNSFYPPFPAGTEYALFAMGCFWGAERRFWQRSGVYVTAVGYAGGHTRNPSYEEVCSGLTGHAEAVLVVFDPADVGFADLLEIFWQSHDPTQGMRQGNDLGSQYRSAIYCMNAQQLVEAKASCEHYQQRLTAAGRAEITTEIALQPVFYYAEGVHQQYLIQNPNGYCGLRGTGVLY, from the coding sequence GTGGCAAATTCAGAGTTAGACCTAAGTTTATTTGTAGCAGCAACAGATGGCAGTGCGATAACTGCAACCGGCTTGCATAGATTAAGTGGAAACTCTTTTTATCCACCCTTCCCTGCCGGTACTGAGTACGCACTTTTTGCTATGGGCTGTTTTTGGGGCGCTGAAAGGCGCTTCTGGCAACGTTCAGGGGTGTACGTGACTGCGGTTGGTTATGCTGGCGGCCATACCCGTAACCCAAGTTATGAAGAGGTGTGCAGCGGTTTAACAGGGCATGCTGAAGCAGTGCTGGTGGTTTTTGACCCCGCAGACGTTGGTTTTGCTGATTTGCTGGAGATTTTCTGGCAGTCCCATGACCCCACTCAGGGTATGCGCCAAGGTAACGATCTGGGCAGTCAATATCGCTCAGCAATTTACTGTATGAATGCGCAACAGTTAGTCGAGGCGAAAGCCAGTTGTGAGCACTATCAGCAGCGCTTAACTGCAGCAGGTCGAGCAGAAATTACGACAGAAATTGCTTTGCAGCCAGTATTTTATTATGCGGAGGGGGTACATCAGCAGTACTTAATACAAAACCCGAATGGCTATTGTGGCTTGCGTGGTACTGGGGTGCTGTATTGA
- the hemE gene encoding uroporphyrinogen decarboxylase, which translates to MTALKNDRFLRALLKQPVDVTPVWMMRQAGRYLPEYRASRARAGGFMDLCMNAEMACEVTLQPLERYPLDAAILFSDILTIPDAMGLGLYFETGEGPRFRKVVDTAEAIDALPIPDPEKDLGYVMNAVRTIRKELNGRVPLIGFAGSPWTLATYMVEGGSSKDFRKSKALLYDDPQAMHVLLDKLAQSVTSYLNAQILAGAQAVQIFDSWGGSLSSAAYQEFSLAYMQKIVNGLIREHEGRRVPVILFTKGGGLWLESMADTGVEALGIDWTCDMGVARKRVGDKVALQGNMDPTVLYANPTAIEKEVGRILESYGSGPGHIFNLGHGITPEVKPENAGAFINAVHDLSAKYHQG; encoded by the coding sequence ATGACTGCTCTGAAAAATGATCGTTTTCTCCGCGCCCTGCTTAAACAGCCGGTTGATGTTACCCCTGTATGGATGATGCGTCAGGCGGGTCGATACCTACCTGAATATAGAGCTAGCCGCGCACGCGCAGGCGGTTTTATGGATTTATGCATGAACGCCGAGATGGCTTGCGAAGTAACTTTGCAACCACTTGAACGTTACCCATTGGATGCCGCGATTCTTTTTTCAGATATTTTGACCATCCCCGATGCTATGGGTTTAGGTTTGTATTTTGAAACTGGTGAAGGCCCACGTTTCAGAAAAGTTGTTGATACAGCCGAAGCAATTGATGCGCTACCTATTCCTGATCCTGAAAAGGATCTAGGTTATGTAATGAATGCTGTACGCACTATTCGTAAAGAACTGAACGGCCGCGTACCTTTGATTGGCTTTGCCGGTAGCCCTTGGACTTTAGCCACTTACATGGTTGAAGGTGGCTCTTCAAAAGACTTCCGTAAAAGTAAAGCGCTACTCTACGATGATCCACAAGCCATGCACGTCCTACTCGACAAGCTCGCTCAGTCTGTAACCAGCTACCTGAATGCGCAAATTTTGGCCGGTGCACAAGCAGTACAGATTTTTGATAGCTGGGGTGGAAGCTTATCGTCAGCGGCGTACCAAGAGTTCTCACTGGCGTATATGCAGAAAATCGTTAACGGTTTAATCCGTGAACATGAAGGTCGCCGTGTCCCTGTGATTTTATTCACTAAAGGTGGCGGTCTGTGGCTTGAGTCAATGGCTGATACAGGCGTTGAAGCGCTTGGTATCGACTGGACTTGTGACATGGGTGTGGCGCGTAAGCGCGTTGGTGACAAAGTTGCCCTACAGGGCAATATGGACCCAACCGTCCTCTATGCCAACCCAACTGCAATTGAAAAAGAAGTCGGCCGTATTTTAGAAAGCTACGGCTCAGGTCCTGGTCATATCTTTAACCTCGGCCATGGTATTACCCCTGAAGTAAAACCTGAAAATGCTGGCGCATTTATCAATGCCGTGCATGATTTATCAGCGAAGTATCACCAGGGTTAA
- the ampD gene encoding 1,6-anhydro-N-acetylmuramyl-L-alanine amidase AmpD, translating into MQCAPTLKLNPNTGWVNGVRQLPSENHNSRPSPEISLLVIHNISLPPGQFGTGMVEALFTNQLPIDAHPYFADLDGLTVSAHFFIERDGAITQFVSCQDRAWHAGISTFNGRENCNDFSLGIELEGVDNLAYSDAQYQSLNQLVAELTQHYPLITAERICGHSDIAPDRKTDPGPAFIWQRLQAKQHGEKS; encoded by the coding sequence ATGCAATGCGCACCAACCTTAAAACTAAATCCCAACACCGGCTGGGTAAACGGCGTACGACAACTGCCGTCTGAAAATCACAACTCACGACCCAGCCCAGAAATATCTCTACTGGTAATCCACAACATTAGCTTGCCACCAGGGCAGTTTGGCACAGGCATGGTAGAAGCCTTATTCACCAATCAACTGCCTATTGATGCCCACCCTTACTTTGCTGACTTAGATGGTTTGACTGTCTCAGCTCACTTTTTTATCGAACGTGACGGTGCCATAACTCAATTTGTAAGCTGCCAAGACCGCGCTTGGCATGCTGGGATCTCCACATTTAACGGCCGTGAGAACTGTAATGATTTTTCCTTAGGCATTGAGCTTGAAGGCGTAGATAACCTAGCTTATAGCGACGCACAATACCAAAGCCTTAACCAACTGGTTGCAGAATTAACTCAGCACTATCCACTCATCACTGCAGAGCGAATCTGTGGTCACAGTGATATTGCCCCAGACCGCAAAACGGACCCAGGGCCTGCCTTTATTTGGCAACGCCTACAGGCTAAACAACATGGAGAAAAATCATGA
- the ampE gene encoding regulatory signaling modulator protein AmpE, which translates to MSFLVLILTLVIEKLSNWRQALQQDQWWYEQLKRCNKLLPQQHTLALILALSLPVVALALLLIALKSVMYGLLLIPVHLLILLYSLSRGDLRAALGPFRDAWRRQDTHAASLAAQRDLLIQSEEPAGLLQAVQGNLLWQGFQGFFVIIFFYLIGGPIAALTYRLLVLTAEQSQWPQAAGVATRFLHVLDWLPARLLSISFALIGNFNTVNQVLMHDLLCINEPANNLLSKTGRAAVEAPSEALGEKGTRTLDDIWLLLVRSAVLWYASIAVWTIFY; encoded by the coding sequence ATGAGTTTTCTAGTATTAATACTCACCCTAGTAATTGAAAAGCTTTCCAATTGGCGACAAGCTCTGCAACAAGACCAATGGTGGTACGAGCAATTAAAGCGTTGCAACAAGCTTCTCCCACAACAACACACCTTGGCTTTAATCCTAGCGTTAAGTTTGCCGGTGGTTGCTTTAGCGTTGCTCCTCATCGCTCTCAAATCAGTTATGTACGGTCTACTACTGATTCCTGTGCACCTTCTCATCCTGCTTTATAGTTTAAGTCGTGGCGACCTGCGCGCCGCGCTAGGACCATTTAGAGATGCTTGGCGTAGACAAGATACCCATGCCGCCAGCTTAGCGGCCCAGCGCGACTTACTGATTCAATCCGAAGAGCCGGCAGGCCTACTACAAGCGGTACAAGGCAATTTACTCTGGCAGGGCTTCCAAGGCTTTTTCGTGATTATTTTCTTTTACCTGATTGGCGGCCCCATTGCGGCACTCACCTACCGCCTACTGGTACTCACTGCTGAGCAATCACAATGGCCGCAAGCGGCAGGTGTTGCCACACGTTTTTTACACGTTTTAGATTGGCTACCTGCACGTCTACTGAGTATCAGTTTTGCCTTAATTGGTAATTTCAACACAGTTAATCAGGTGCTAATGCATGACTTACTGTGCATTAACGAGCCCGCTAACAACCTGCTAAGTAAAACCGGTCGCGCAGCCGTTGAAGCACCTAGTGAGGCCTTAGGCGAAAAGGGCACACGTACTTTAGATGATATTTGGCTGCTTTTAGTCCGCTCAGCTGTACTTTGGTATGCAAGCATTGCCGTTTGGACTATTTTTTATTAA
- the rpmH gene encoding 50S ribosomal protein L34, with product MKRTFQPSTLKRARNHGFRARMATKGGRAVIQRRRAKGRKRLSA from the coding sequence ATGAAACGTACATTCCAACCCAGCACTCTAAAACGCGCTCGTAACCACGGTTTCCGTGCTCGCATGGCAACCAAAGGCGGTCGCGCTGTAATTCAGCGTCGTCGTGCTAAAGGCCGTAAGCGTTTGAGCGCATAA
- the rnpA gene encoding ribonuclease P protein component has translation MDLGFGREKRLLTPQQFKAVFDSATHKVSSKHVLLLARDNQLEHPRLGLVIGKKSVKLAVERNRIKRQIRESFRHNQSILTGVDCVIVARRGIADLSNIELRQQFDKMWKRLARQRLAADQANSTGQTNA, from the coding sequence ATGGATCTAGGCTTTGGCCGAGAAAAGCGGCTGCTGACACCTCAGCAATTTAAAGCTGTTTTTGATTCAGCAACACATAAAGTTTCAAGCAAACATGTCTTGTTACTAGCTCGTGATAACCAACTCGAACATCCACGTCTCGGGTTGGTTATTGGTAAAAAAAGCGTAAAACTAGCTGTTGAACGCAATCGAATAAAACGTCAAATACGTGAGTCTTTTCGTCATAATCAAAGTATTTTGACGGGCGTTGACTGCGTAATTGTAGCCCGCAGGGGTATTGCTGACTTGTCTAATATTGAGCTTCGACAACAGTTCGATAAAATGTGGAAACGCTTGGCCCGCCAACGTTTAGCAGCAGATCAAGCAAATTCAACAGGGCAAACCAATGCGTAA
- the yidD gene encoding membrane protein insertion efficiency factor YidD, translating to MRKLVILPIKFYRYAISPMMASHCRFYPSCSAYAIEAIEQHGALRGGWLATRRLGRCHPWNAGGFDPVPTPSCSSSTAE from the coding sequence ATGCGTAAGCTGGTTATTTTGCCAATTAAGTTTTATCGCTATGCAATCAGTCCAATGATGGCTAGTCATTGTCGTTTTTATCCAAGCTGTTCGGCCTACGCCATTGAAGCGATTGAACAACATGGAGCACTACGCGGTGGCTGGTTAGCAACTCGACGACTAGGACGTTGTCATCCTTGGAATGCGGGCGGTTTTGATCCCGTACCAACTCCCTCCTGTTCATCTTCTACGGCCGAGTAA
- the yidC gene encoding membrane protein insertase YidC gives MDIQRTILLVALAVVSYMMVLQWNQDYGQAPVTAATTQSSSASQASSNQVTATKKAASNNEDLPVAVNEITQDPTLANTAVSDDLIYVQTDVLQLAIDPKGGDIVELKLSQYPRNASNPDIPLQLFENSTERVYVAQSGLVGADGPDASAKGRPLYSVTQQNFNLEDGHDQLNVDLSFQDNGVNYTKRFTLHRGLNLECSPREISQRKVECINDEAYQVNLTYLVDNQSDQEWQGNLFAQLKRDGQGDPSSTTATGTATYLGAAVWTPDEPYKKLSMSNMDDKKFNETVRGGWVAWLQHYFVTAWVADFEQTNQISTRKDSKGNYIVGYTAPALSVAPGQHAQATATLYAGPKIQSHLKALSPGLELTVDYGFLWFIAQPIFWLLSLIHSVLGNWGWSIVALTVLIKLAFFPLSAASYRSMARMRAVAPQMAALKEQYADDRQKLSQGMMELYKKEKINPLGGCLPILVQMPVFLSLYWVLLESVEMRQAPWILWITDLSSKDPYFILPIIMGLSMFVQQQLNPTPPDPMQAKVMKLLPIIFTFFFLWFPAGLVLYWVVNNLLSIAQQWYITRKIEKSMGAAKSS, from the coding sequence ATGGATATCCAACGTACGATCCTGCTCGTAGCCTTAGCTGTTGTGTCTTATATGATGGTTCTTCAGTGGAACCAAGACTACGGCCAGGCACCAGTAACAGCTGCGACCACGCAATCAAGTTCAGCCAGTCAAGCATCTTCAAATCAAGTAACTGCAACTAAAAAAGCAGCGAGTAACAATGAAGATTTACCTGTTGCTGTCAATGAGATTACCCAAGACCCTACGTTAGCCAACACTGCGGTCAGCGACGATCTAATTTACGTACAAACTGATGTACTGCAATTAGCCATAGACCCTAAAGGCGGCGATATCGTTGAGTTAAAACTCAGTCAGTATCCACGTAATGCATCCAATCCAGACATCCCATTACAGTTATTTGAAAACAGTACTGAGCGTGTTTATGTTGCGCAAAGTGGTTTGGTAGGTGCTGATGGTCCTGATGCCAGCGCCAAAGGACGTCCGCTGTACAGTGTTACTCAGCAAAATTTCAACCTTGAAGACGGCCATGATCAATTAAATGTTGATCTGTCTTTTCAAGATAATGGTGTGAATTACACCAAACGCTTTACTCTGCACCGCGGTTTAAACCTAGAGTGCTCGCCACGTGAAATCAGTCAGCGTAAAGTTGAGTGCATTAACGACGAAGCCTACCAAGTTAACTTAACTTACCTTGTGGATAACCAGAGTGATCAAGAGTGGCAAGGTAATTTATTTGCCCAGTTAAAGCGTGATGGCCAAGGCGATCCGTCATCAACTACAGCAACCGGCACCGCAACTTATTTAGGTGCAGCGGTGTGGACTCCTGACGAGCCTTATAAAAAGTTATCCATGAGCAATATGGATGACAAAAAGTTTAATGAGACTGTTCGAGGTGGCTGGGTAGCTTGGCTACAACACTATTTTGTGACTGCCTGGGTAGCTGATTTTGAGCAAACCAATCAAATAAGCACCCGTAAAGACTCCAAAGGTAACTATATTGTTGGTTATACAGCGCCAGCTCTGAGCGTAGCACCAGGGCAACATGCGCAAGCAACAGCAACTTTATATGCCGGTCCGAAAATTCAGAGCCACCTAAAAGCTCTATCACCAGGTTTAGAGTTAACTGTGGATTACGGTTTCCTCTGGTTTATTGCTCAGCCTATTTTCTGGTTACTGAGTCTTATCCACAGCGTGTTAGGCAACTGGGGTTGGTCGATTGTTGCTTTAACAGTATTGATTAAGCTGGCATTCTTCCCACTATCAGCCGCCAGTTATAGATCTATGGCGCGGATGCGTGCCGTTGCTCCACAAATGGCCGCGCTAAAAGAACAGTATGCTGATGATCGCCAAAAGCTTTCACAAGGCATGATGGAGCTGTATAAAAAAGAGAAGATTAACCCACTTGGTGGCTGCTTACCGATTTTGGTACAGATGCCAGTGTTCTTATCTTTATACTGGGTACTGCTAGAAAGCGTAGAGATGCGCCAAGCACCTTGGATACTGTGGATAACTGACTTATCCAGCAAAGACCCATACTTTATCCTGCCAATTATCATGGGCTTAAGTATGTTTGTGCAGCAGCAACTCAACCCGACTCCACCAGACCCAATGCAAGCTAAAGTTATGAAGCTGTTGCCGATTATCTTTACCTTCTTCTTCCTCTGGTTCCCTGCAGGTTTAGTACTGTACTGGGTGGTTAACAACCTCCTGTCCATTGCGCAACAGTGGTACATTACCCGCAAGATTGAAAAATCGATGGGTGCTGCTAAATCCAGTTAG
- the mnmE gene encoding tRNA uridine-5-carboxymethylaminomethyl(34) synthesis GTPase MnmE — MPMSRDTIAAIATAQGRGGVGIVRVSGQLAKTIAQQMTGRELTPRYAHYGPFYADQQQALDEGLALYFAGPNSFTGEDVLELQGHGGPVVLDMLLQRCVELGARLARPGEFSERAFLNDKLDLAQAEAIADLIEASSTQAARNALRSLQGVFSQRVNALTEQLIALRIYVEAAIDFPEEEIDFLADGHILKLLTDVQAELKEVVREAGQGALLRDGMSVVIAGRPNAGKSSLLNSLAGYEAAIVTDIEGTTRDTLREHIHIDGMPLHVTDTAGLRDTADQVEKIGVERALKAINSADRILLVVDASSDEAVDPFALWPEFLDSTPNPEQVTLIRNKVDLSGEPVAVHSNSAGHITINLCARSGEGVELLREHLKSCMGYSQTAESSFSARRRHLDALRQAEQYLANGYQQLTHASAGELLAEDLRLAQQALGEITGEFTADDLLGRIFSSFCIGK, encoded by the coding sequence ATGCCTATGTCGCGCGACACCATTGCCGCTATTGCTACTGCACAAGGTCGTGGCGGAGTAGGGATTGTTCGAGTCTCTGGCCAGCTGGCAAAAACCATTGCCCAGCAAATGACTGGCCGTGAATTAACACCCCGTTATGCCCATTACGGTCCTTTTTATGCCGATCAGCAGCAAGCACTTGATGAAGGTTTAGCGCTGTATTTTGCCGGACCAAACTCTTTTACCGGGGAAGATGTTTTGGAGTTGCAAGGCCATGGCGGTCCTGTAGTGCTGGACATGCTTTTGCAGCGCTGTGTTGAACTAGGCGCACGTTTAGCTCGCCCAGGTGAGTTCAGTGAGCGCGCATTTCTCAACGATAAACTGGATTTAGCTCAAGCCGAAGCCATTGCTGATCTGATTGAAGCCAGCTCGACACAGGCAGCACGTAATGCTCTGCGCTCTTTGCAGGGGGTGTTTTCGCAGCGGGTTAATGCGCTCACTGAACAGCTGATTGCTTTGCGTATTTATGTGGAAGCAGCGATTGATTTTCCTGAAGAGGAAATCGACTTCTTGGCTGACGGCCATATTTTAAAGTTACTCACAGATGTACAAGCTGAGCTTAAAGAAGTGGTGCGCGAAGCAGGGCAAGGTGCTTTATTGCGCGATGGCATGAGTGTGGTAATTGCTGGCCGGCCCAATGCTGGAAAATCCAGCCTACTCAATAGCCTAGCTGGTTATGAAGCGGCCATTGTCACGGATATTGAAGGTACCACGCGGGATACATTGCGCGAGCATATCCACATTGATGGGATGCCACTGCATGTAACCGACACCGCAGGTTTGCGCGACACTGCCGATCAAGTGGAAAAGATTGGGGTTGAGCGAGCGCTAAAAGCTATTAATAGCGCGGACCGTATTTTACTGGTGGTGGATGCCAGCTCTGACGAAGCAGTTGATCCTTTTGCACTCTGGCCGGAGTTTCTTGATAGCACACCAAATCCTGAGCAAGTCACTTTAATTCGTAACAAAGTGGATTTATCTGGCGAACCTGTGGCTGTACACAGCAATAGCGCTGGGCACATTACGATTAACCTCTGTGCCCGCAGTGGTGAAGGAGTTGAATTGCTTAGGGAGCACTTAAAAAGCTGCATGGGCTATAGCCAAACAGCAGAAAGCAGCTTCAGTGCCCGTCGCCGTCACTTAGATGCGTTAAGGCAAGCTGAGCAATACTTAGCCAATGGTTATCAACAGCTTACCCATGCCAGTGCCGGTGAGTTATTGGCTGAGGATTTACGTTTAGCACAACAGGCTCTAGGTGAAATCACCGGTGAGTTTACTGCAGATGATTTATTGGGACGTATTTTTTCTAGCTTTTGTATCGGTAAATAA